Genomic segment of Myxococcus stipitatus:
CCAGCGTGCGGGGTCCCGCCGCCGGCAGGTCGAAGCGCAGGTCCTGGTGGGGCTTGCAGCGCTTCACCACCACCGCGCCCGCGCCTCCCAGCTTGCCGCCTCGGCGGATGGCCTCGTCGGTGCCCTCCACCGCCTCGAGCGCCAGGACGTGCCCCTGGTGCACCACCACCGTCTGGCCCACGTCCGCCTGGCCCAGGAGCACCGCCACCTCGCGCCCCAGCGCCACGTCCTTCTCCTGGGCCTCGCTCAGCACCGGGCCCGCCAGGTGGCCGGGCGGACAGAGCACCTCGCCCAGGTAGTCGGTGGGGGCAATGATGGTGACGCCGCGCGACTCGAAGTCCGCGGCCACCGCGCGCAGGAGCGCGTCATCCCGGAAGCTGCGCAGGCGGGAGATGATGCGGACGGCGCCCAGGTCCGGCCGAGCGTCCGTCAGCGCCTTCACATGGCTGATGCCACCCGCCATGGCCGCCTGCTTCACGCCCGCGGCGATGAAGGCCTTCTGGATGCGGTTCACCTGGCCGACACGGACCCAGGTCAGCGCGCCCACCTCGGAGGCCAGCGCCGGGTCCGTCTCTCCCTTGTGCGCCACGGCGATGACTTCCAGTCCCCGTGCCCGCGCGGCGCGAGCGAAGAGGAACGGAAGCTGACCATTGCCCGCGATGAGACCAATCTTGCCGTCCGGCGGCGCGCTGCTCTCCATGTCCGCAGACTAGCGCGTCAGGCCGCGCTTGCTCTGCGCGATGAAGCTCACGAGGTGGTCGACCTCGGGGTGCCCCGACAGCTCCGCGCGAAGCCGCGCCAGCGCCTCCTGCAGCCCCAGCTTGGAGCGGAACAGGATGCGGTGGGCCTCCTTCACGCGCTCGATCTGCTCCTTGGAGTAGCCGCCGCGCTCCAGGCCCACGGTGTTGAGCCCCACCAGCTCCGCGCGGTCACCCTGCGCCGTCGCGTACGGCGGAATGTCCATGGTCACCATGGCGCCGCCGGAGATGAAGGAGAAGCGGCCCAGGCGGGTGAACTGATGCACCGCCGCCAGGCCGCTGATGATGACGTGGTCTTCCATCTCCACGTGGCCGGCCAGCGCGGACCCGTTGCCGATGCGGCAGCCGTTCCCCACGATGCAGTCGTGGGCCACGTGGCTGTTGGCCATCAAGAGGGTGCCGTTGCCGATGCGCGTGGCACCGCCCCCACCGACCGTGCCCTTGTGCAGCGTGACGAACTCGCGCACCTGGTTGTCGTCACCCAGCGTGAGCTCGGTGTCTTCCCCCGCATACTTCAAGTCCTGCGGGTCCGCCCCGATGGAGGCGAACTGGAAGATGCGGTTGCGCGCACCAATCGTCGTGCGGCCCTCGATGACGACGTGAGGCCCCACGCGGGAGCCCTCGCCAATCGTCACCTGCGGCCCAATCACCGAGTACGGTCCGACCTGGACCGACTCGTGTAGACGCGCATCGGGATGAACCACCGCGGTGGGATGAACCTGAGCCATGTCGTCTCCTCTGCCTCTCGAGCTCGCGGTCAGGACGCCGCGCCCTCTTCCGCCCCAGCGTCCTTGTCCACCACCGTGGCCAGGAACTCACCTTCGGCGACCTTCACGCCATCCACGGTCGCCGTGCCCTTCGTCTTCCAGACCGCGCCCTTGTGGCGCAGCACCTCGATGAGGAGCTGCACCCGGTCTCCCGGCACCACCGGCTTGCGGAAGCGCGCGCCATCCACGCCCATCAGGTAGGTCACCTTCTGGGACGGGTCCATGTTCTCGCTCTTGTACGCAAGAATCGCGGACGCCTGGGCCAGCGCCTCCAGGATGAGCACGCCCGGCATCACCGGGTGCCCCGGGAAGTGGCCGTTGAAGAAGGGCTCGTTGATGGTGACGTTCTTGAAGGCCGTGATCTTCTGGCCCGGAACAATCTCCACCACCCGGTCGATGAGGAGGAACGGGTACCGGTGCGGCAGCAAGTTCTGGATTTCTCGGATGTCCATCACTCCCCCTTCTCCTTCTCCAGCAGCTCGACCCTGCGGCGCAGGGTTCGCATTTCCTTGAGCAGGTCCGCCACCTGGTTCACCGCCGCGCTGGCGCGGAGCCACTCGCGATGGGGAACGGCGGGAGAGCCACTCACCACCTGGCCATCCGGGACGTCATGGGCCACGCCGGACTGCGCGCCCACCTTCGCCATGTCGCCCACGCGGATGTGGCCCACCACACCCACCTGGCCCGCCAGGACCACGCCCATGCCAATCTCCGCCGAGCCGGACACACCGGCCTGGGCGCAGATGAGGCTCAGCGCGCCAATCTTCACGTTGTGGGCGACCTGCACCAGGTTGTCGACCTTGGTGCCGCGGCCCACCACCGTCTCGCCCACCGTCGCGCGGTCGATGCAGGAGCAGGCGCCCAGCTCGACGTCGTCCTCGATGCGGACGATGCCCACCTGGGGAATCTTGTAGTGCTCCGGGCCCGCTTCGCCCTCGGGGTTGAACGCGAAGCCGAAGCCATCCGCACCCACCACGGAGGCCGAGTGGAGGATGCAGCGCGAGCCCACGATGCAGCCCTCGCGCACCGTCACGTTGGGGTGCAGGACGCTGTCCTCGCCCACCTCGGCGTGCTCGCCCAGGTAGGCGCCCGGGTACAGCACCGAGCGAGCCCCCACCTTCGCGCCGGCCTCGACGGTGGCGCCCGCCATCACCGTGGCTTCCGGATGGACGGTGGCCTCGGGGTGGACCCACGCTCCAGGGCGGATGCCCGGCGCGGGCCGAGTGTTGGGATGGAACAGGCGCAGCAGCTTGGCGTAGGCCAGGTGCGGATTGGCCACCCGCACGAGCGCGACGCCGTCGCGGGGAGGCACGTCTCCGCCGACGAGGACAGCCGAGGCACGGGTGGCCTCGAACTGGCGGCGGTAGCGCGTGTTTCCGTAGAAGGACACGTCTCCCGGGCCCGCTTCTTCAAGCCCGTTGAGTCCGTGGATGAGCTGCTCAGAGTCCCCGAGAAGCTCTCCCCCGACATGGGCGGCGAGCTCCCCGAGCCGACGAGGGGCGGGAGAGGTCTTCACGTGGCGCGGTCTACTTCGTCGGGGCGTCCTTCGCCGCCGTCTTCTTGGAGCTGTTGTACGCCCGGATGACCTCGTTGGAGATGTCGTACTGGGCCTTCGCGAAGACGATGCCCGAGTCGCGCTTCTCCAGCACGAGGCCCAGGTCGTCACGCTGCGCGATGGAGGCCACCACCTGGTCGATCTTGTTGATGATGGGCTCCATCTCCTGGCGCTCCTTGTTGGCGGCCTCGGCGCGGCTCTTCTCCCACTTCTGGGCGAGCGTCATCACCTTGCGCTGCAGCTCCGCCTCCTTCTGGCCCCGCACGTCGGCGGCCATGGCGCTCGCCTGCTTGTCCAGCGCCTCCTTCTCGGCGCGGAGGGCGGACTGCTCCTTGTCGATCTCCTTCTGCTTGTCCTCCAGCCACTTCTGGAGGCGGGTCTTGGCGGCCTTGCCGTCATCCACCTCGAGAAGGACCCGCTGAAGGTCCACGTAGGCAACCTTCATCTCCGCGGCCGAAGAGGCCACCGGCAGGGCAAGCGACAGGACGGCGGCCAGGGCCGCGACAGTGGTGCGAAGCGACATGTTCAACAGCTCCTCAGGGAAGGGTACAGGGTCCGACGTCAGACGCCCGGGCTTGTTCAACCCTTCCCGCCAGGGCGGGGCCGGGACGACAGGGCGACGGCTTATCAGAAGAAGTTGCCGATAGTGAACTCGAACAGAATCCGTTCGTCTTCCGGCCGCCTGGTGAGCGGGATGCCCCACTCGAAGCGCAGGGGGCCGATCGGGCTGAACCAGCGGAAGCCGAAGCCCGCCGAGTGGAAGAGGCCGAGTGGCAGCTTGTCCTGCTTGTCCTCGAAGAAGCGCTCGTTCGAAGCGAAGGCGTTGCCCGCGTCGTAGAAGAGCACGCCGCGCAGGCCGGCCTTCTCGAAGATGGGGAACTCGAGCTCGAAGTTGAAGACGAGCTGCTTGTTGCCGCCCACGAGGAAGTCCGTGACAGTGGCGTCCGGACTGCTCGAGCGAGGCACCTTCACCGTCGGGCTGATGCTGCGCAGGAAGTAGCCGCGGACGCTGTTGATGCCACCGACGTAGTACAGCTCGGAGATGGGCAGCGGCTTGTTCGAGTCGAGCTGCTGGATGTAGCCCAGCGACGCGTTCGTCTTGAAGACGAAGCCCAGCGGCATCGGGAAGTACAGGCGCGACGTCGCCGTGTACCGGTTGAAGAGGAACGAGCCCCCGAGGAAGTCCGGGGCGAACTCCACCGAGCCCACATGGTAGAAGCCGCGCGACGGGAACAGGCGGTTGTCGCGGCGGTCGAACGAGAGCGACAGCCGGGCCGCGCTGGTGGTGCCCGACAGGAACTGGTTGGCCAGCAGCACCGCGCCCAGGTTCGAGCCCGCCTCCACGTTCACCCACTCCCGGGTGTAGCCGATGGTGCCCAGCAGGTCGTCGATGAACTGGTAGCCGATGGAGATGGTTCCACCGGTGGAGTTCCGGATGAAGCCTTCGTAGTCCGCCTGGACGCGGAAGAACTCCGCGGACAGCAGGTAGTTGGTGTCCAGGAAGTACGGGTCGTAGAACGACAGCTGCACGAGCGAGCGCAGGCTGGAGATCTGCGCGGACGCGGAGACGCTCTGGCCCCAGCCCAGGAAGTTGTTCTGGGAGATCTGCGCCGTGAAGATGAAGTTCTCCACGTTGGAGAAGCCCAGGCCCACCTGGAAGGTCCCGGTGGCCTTCTCCTTCACCTCCACCTGGAGGACGATGGTGTCGTCGGTGCTGCCCGGACGCTGGGTGATCTCCACCGTCTCGAAGTAGCCCAGGGCGGTGACGCGCTCCTTGCTGCGGCGCACGCCCGTGCCGCTGTAGAGCTCACCCTCGTAGACGCGCAGCTCGCGGCGGATGACCTTGTCGCGCGTCTTCGTGTTGCCGCTGATGTCGATGCGCTCGATGGTGACCTGCGGGCCCTTCTGCACGTCGAAGGTCAGGTCCACCGTGCGGTTGTCCGCGTTGACGCTCGTGACGGGGTTGATGTTCGCGTACGCGTAGCCGCGGTCGTAATACACGTCCGACAGGCCCAGGATGTCTTGCGACAGCTGCGAGCGGTTGAAGCGGTCCTTGGACCGAGACTTCATCAGCTCGATCATCCG
This window contains:
- a CDS encoding LpxI family protein is translated as MESSAPPDGKIGLIAGNGQLPFLFARAARARGLEVIAVAHKGETDPALASEVGALTWVRVGQVNRIQKAFIAAGVKQAAMAGGISHVKALTDARPDLGAVRIISRLRSFRDDALLRAVAADFESRGVTIIAPTDYLGEVLCPPGHLAGPVLSEAQEKDVALGREVAVLLGQADVGQTVVVHQGHVLALEAVEGTDEAIRRGGKLGGAGAVVVKRCKPHQDLRFDLPAAGPRTLEVMNEVGAKVLALEAGRTVLLDAPALFAAAKDSGITLIGVP
- the lpxA gene encoding acyl-ACP--UDP-N-acetylglucosamine O-acyltransferase, with amino-acid sequence MAQVHPTAVVHPDARLHESVQVGPYSVIGPQVTIGEGSRVGPHVVIEGRTTIGARNRIFQFASIGADPQDLKYAGEDTELTLGDDNQVREFVTLHKGTVGGGGATRIGNGTLLMANSHVAHDCIVGNGCRIGNGSALAGHVEMEDHVIISGLAAVHQFTRLGRFSFISGGAMVTMDIPPYATAQGDRAELVGLNTVGLERGGYSKEQIERVKEAHRILFRSKLGLQEALARLRAELSGHPEVDHLVSFIAQSKRGLTR
- the fabZ gene encoding 3-hydroxyacyl-ACP dehydratase FabZ; translated protein: MDIREIQNLLPHRYPFLLIDRVVEIVPGQKITAFKNVTINEPFFNGHFPGHPVMPGVLILEALAQASAILAYKSENMDPSQKVTYLMGVDGARFRKPVVPGDRVQLLIEVLRHKGAVWKTKGTATVDGVKVAEGEFLATVVDKDAGAEEGAAS
- the lpxD gene encoding UDP-3-O-(3-hydroxymyristoyl)glucosamine N-acyltransferase produces the protein MKTSPAPRRLGELAAHVGGELLGDSEQLIHGLNGLEEAGPGDVSFYGNTRYRRQFEATRASAVLVGGDVPPRDGVALVRVANPHLAYAKLLRLFHPNTRPAPGIRPGAWVHPEATVHPEATVMAGATVEAGAKVGARSVLYPGAYLGEHAEVGEDSVLHPNVTVREGCIVGSRCILHSASVVGADGFGFAFNPEGEAGPEHYKIPQVGIVRIEDDVELGACSCIDRATVGETVVGRGTKVDNLVQVAHNVKIGALSLICAQAGVSGSAEIGMGVVLAGQVGVVGHIRVGDMAKVGAQSGVAHDVPDGQVVSGSPAVPHREWLRASAAVNQVADLLKEMRTLRRRVELLEKEKGE
- a CDS encoding OmpH family outer membrane protein encodes the protein MSLRTTVAALAAVLSLALPVASSAAEMKVAYVDLQRVLLEVDDGKAAKTRLQKWLEDKQKEIDKEQSALRAEKEALDKQASAMAADVRGQKEAELQRKVMTLAQKWEKSRAEAANKERQEMEPIINKIDQVVASIAQRDDLGLVLEKRDSGIVFAKAQYDISNEVIRAYNSSKKTAAKDAPTK
- the bamA gene encoding outer membrane protein assembly factor BamA, yielding MPGPVRAQVNGGAPSQAPSPSTPAPTPQEPERPSDAPVEEAPVSSEDEATRVVEIRVEGNKRVEAEAIRRALRTKVGQPWDPSRSAEDLRAVWALGYFQNVELLRQKLPRGIAYVVRVEERPVVRSVALKGNEELNKDDFKDDIEVKANTILDLETVRNTVKKIQAKYVEKGFFLAEVSHEIKPSAEGGGSVDVVIVINEHAKVMVKQITLIGAEKVPASVLKETMITREGGFFSFFTGEGTYREDAFQRDLAVIQIAYYDRGFINVKIDKPTVQLSADKRYIYITLRITEGEPYDIGKIDLAGDLLPDVPKERMIELMKSRSKDRFNRSQLSQDILGLSDVYYDRGYAYANINPVTSVNADNRTVDLTFDVQKGPQVTIERIDISGNTKTRDKVIRRELRVYEGELYSGTGVRRSKERVTALGYFETVEITQRPGSTDDTIVLQVEVKEKATGTFQVGLGFSNVENFIFTAQISQNNFLGWGQSVSASAQISSLRSLVQLSFYDPYFLDTNYLLSAEFFRVQADYEGFIRNSTGGTISIGYQFIDDLLGTIGYTREWVNVEAGSNLGAVLLANQFLSGTTSAARLSLSFDRRDNRLFPSRGFYHVGSVEFAPDFLGGSFLFNRYTATSRLYFPMPLGFVFKTNASLGYIQQLDSNKPLPISELYYVGGINSVRGYFLRSISPTVKVPRSSSPDATVTDFLVGGNKQLVFNFELEFPIFEKAGLRGVLFYDAGNAFASNERFFEDKQDKLPLGLFHSAGFGFRWFSPIGPLRFEWGIPLTRRPEDERILFEFTIGNFF